A stretch of DNA from Equus caballus isolate H_3958 breed thoroughbred chromosome 13, TB-T2T, whole genome shotgun sequence:
AACTGGGGCAATAAACGGTACTTCACAAAGGCATCGTGAGGATGAATGAGACTGAAATAGGGACACATATCAAAATACTCaagacagagcctggcacacagaggtgttcaataaataactGTCAAGAAAATCTTAGCTCAGAGAGGACCTTCTTCAGAAGGCCAAGACGTGAGACAGCTGCCCTGGAAACTCCCTGTCAGGGGATCAGGACTCTCGagcactccttggagcctgcagCCGCTGGAGCGGCCAGGGCCCCAGAATACACTGTGCCAGGGCAGTtgaggggggcggggggctggaCCCCCAGGGAGGCACCCGCAGAAGCCGGGTAGACACCAGAGGAGTTAGGGACTGTGCCAAAGTGGTTCTGCACGTAACACAGGCCGGAGGCAGGCTGGTATGGAGGCAGGCTGGGCATGTGCCCAGGAGCACAGGCTGGCCAGGAGGCTAGTTTCTGGCCACTGGCATGCTGCATCTGGGCGACAGGGTGGCTCGGGGTCAGGTGAGGGTGGCCACTCTGCGAAGGGTAGGAGCCAGGTACAGGGTTCAGCCTGGAAAGGAACAGGAGAGAAAACGGTCATTCAGCTAGTCATGCCAAGGCACAGCACCCCCAGCTGTCGTTCCACATGAGAAAAGCTTGGGGTCGCTGTACTGCTTTATGTTACAACACGCTTTGGGCATTTTCTGGAACAAGCTGTAAGGATCAAGTGGGGAAAAAGGCTAATCTCAACTGAACAGAAAACAGATGCCCAGAGAGCGCAGGGCCCACCCCCCGGCCAGCAGCAGACCACCTGACGTGGAACCTACACACAGCAGTTTGTAACCTGGAGGGGGCAATGGGGACCAGGTCACAGCGTCAGTGTGTTGGTGGCTGGCTCAGCAATTCTACCCAATGAGAATGGATCCACCTCTGTGGGTGCGAGGGCAGGGGCCCTAGTGGCATAACACAGGGCTTGGGCCCAGGCTGTGACCACGGTGAGAC
This window harbors:
- the RHBDD2 gene encoding rhomboid domain-containing protein 2 isoform X4, which codes for MLGVNSVRSRVRRALVFGMVVPSMLVPWLLLCASWLIPQTSFLSNVCGLGIGLTYGLTYCYSIDLSERVALKLDQKFPFSLMRRISVFKYVSGSSAERRAAHSRKLNPVPGSYPSQSGHPHLTPSHPVAQMQHASGQKLASWPACAPGHMPSLPPYQPASGLCYVQNHFGTVPNSSGVYPASAGASLGVQPPAPLNCPGTVYSGALAAPAAAGSKECSRVLIP
- the RHBDD2 gene encoding rhomboid domain-containing protein 2 isoform X5; amino-acid sequence: MAAMAVSEPGLRSWSLCPEVPSATFFTALLSLLVSGPRLFLLQPPLAPSGLSLRSEALRNWQERVALKLDQKFPFSLMRRISVFKYVSGSSAERRAAHSRKLNPVPGSYPSQSGHPHLTPSHPVAQMQHASGQKLASWPACAPGHMPSLPPYQPASGLCYVQNHFGTVPNSSGVYPASAGASLGVQPPAPLNCPGTVYSGALAAPAAAGSKECSRVLIP
- the RHBDD2 gene encoding rhomboid domain-containing protein 2 isoform X3, with translation MAAMAVSEPGLRSWSLCPEVPSATFFTALLSLLVSGPRLFLLQPPLAPSGLSLRSEALRNWQDGLTYCYSIDLSERVALKLDQKFPFSLMRRISVFKYVSGSSAERRAAHSRKLNPVPGSYPSQSGHPHLTPSHPVAQMQHASGQKLASWPACAPGHMPSLPPYQPASGLCYVQNHFGTVPNSSGVYPASAGASLGVQPPAPLNCPGTVYSGALAAPAAAGSKECSRVLIP